In Salmo trutta chromosome 16, fSalTru1.1, whole genome shotgun sequence, a genomic segment contains:
- the LOC115149973 gene encoding dual specificity protein phosphatase 7 translates to MKIHLWNGTRDVTEMMASKSVEWLQEELESGLGLSSLLLLDCRSHELYESSHIESAINLTIPGLMLRRLKKGNLPIRSIIPNNEDKEKFVKRCKTDMVVLYDEATTDWQETGVASSVLGLLLQKLRDEGCKAFYLEGGFNKFQTEYPEHCETNLDCSCPSSSPPASVLGLGGLRISSDCSDGESSDREPVSATESEGSPLPNNQPAFPVQILPYLYLGCAKDSTNLDVLGKYNIKYILNVTPNLPNMFEHDGDFKYKQIPISDHWSQNLSQFFPEAISFIDEARSKKCGILVHCLAGISRSVTVTVAYLMQKLNLSLNDAYDFVKQKKSNISPNFNFMGQLLDFERTLGLNSPCDNRSSTNDQLFFTTPTNHNVFQLDTLEST, encoded by the exons ATGAAAATTCATCTTTGGAACGGTACCCGGGACGTGACAGAGATGATGGCGAGTAAAAGTGTAGAATGGCTTCAAGAAGAACTTGAGTCCGGGCTCGGGTTGAGCTCACTACTGCTGTTGGACTGCCGATCTCACGAACTCTACGAATCGTCGCACATTGAATCCGCCATCAACCTGACGATTCCCGGTTTGATGCTGCGGAGACTGAAGAAAGGGAATCTACCGATCCGGTCCATCATCCCCAACAACGAGGATAAGGAGAAATTCGTGAAGCGATGCAAGACAGACATGGTTGTTCTGTATGACGAGGCTACTACGGACTGGCAGGAGACCGGTGTGGCGAGCTCTGTTCTCGGTTTGCTTCTGCAAAAACTCCGAGATGAAGGTTGTAAGGCTTTCTACCTGGAAG GTGGCTTCAACAAGTTCCAGACCGAGTACCCTGAGCACTGTGAGACCAACCTGGACTGTTCCTGCCCCAGCAGCTCCCCGCCGGCCTCCGTCCTGGGTCTGGGCGGGCTGAGGATCAGCTCTGACTGTTCTGATGGGGAGTCATCGGACAGGGAACCGGTCAGCGCCACCGAGTCCGAGGGCAGCCCTCTTCCCAACAACCAGCCTGCTTTCCCGGTCCAGATCTTACCGTACCTCTACCTGGGCTGTGCAAAAGACTCCACCAACCTGGACGTCCTGGGGAAGTACAACATCAAGTACATCCTCAACGTCACGCCCAACCTGCCCAACATGTTTGAACATGACGGAGACTTCAAGTACAAACAGATCCCCATCTCCGATCACTGGAGCCAAAATCTCTCACAGTTTTTCCCAGAGGCCATTTCTTTCATTG ACGAAGCTCGTTCCAAAAAGTGTGGTATCCTGGTGCACTGCCTGGCAGGGATCAGTCGCTCGGTAACGGTAACCGTGGCCTACCTGATGCAGAAGCTCAACCTGTCACTCAACGACGCCTACGACTTTGTGAAACAGAAGAAGTCCAACATCTCACCCAACTTTAACTTCATGGGTCAGCTCTTGGACTTTGAGAGAACATTGGGGCTCAATAGCCCGTGTGATAACCGCTCCTCCACCAATGACCAACTGTTTTTCACCACGCCAACCAATCACAACGTGTTCCAGCTCGACACGCTGGAATCTACATGA